The Opitutaceae bacterium genome has a window encoding:
- a CDS encoding RNA methyltransferase: protein MLRSLREKKHREAAGLFVVEGEKVVGELLREGASFETLYATERWAGPRGGHVLAVTNDEMARISHYPTPSAVLAVGAIRRPSLEPGELSHGLTLACDTLQDAGNVGTLLRIADWFGFARVLLSPDCADVFSQKVINASMGSFLRVRTITVPLAEALAGLSVPVLGCDLEGDSVYSVNGYKDAVVVVGSEGRGLSPAVAACVTRRVTIPRLGRAESLNAGVAAGIVCAQVCRTP from the coding sequence ATGCTAAGGTCCCTTCGAGAGAAGAAACATCGCGAGGCCGCGGGGTTGTTCGTGGTGGAGGGGGAAAAGGTGGTCGGCGAGTTACTCCGGGAGGGCGCCTCATTCGAAACCCTCTACGCGACCGAGCGGTGGGCGGGCCCCCGGGGCGGGCACGTCTTGGCCGTGACGAACGACGAGATGGCGCGCATCTCGCATTATCCCACGCCCTCCGCCGTCCTCGCCGTGGGAGCCATCCGGCGACCCAGCCTGGAGCCGGGGGAGCTCTCGCACGGGCTCACACTCGCCTGTGACACGCTTCAGGACGCGGGCAACGTGGGCACCCTTCTGCGGATCGCGGATTGGTTTGGTTTCGCCCGGGTGCTCCTCTCGCCGGACTGCGCGGATGTGTTTTCCCAGAAGGTGATCAATGCCAGCATGGGGTCGTTCCTCCGGGTGAGGACGATTACCGTGCCCCTGGCCGAAGCGCTGGCCGGCCTTTCCGTCCCCGTGCTCGGCTGCGACCTCGAGGGGGACAGTGTGTATTCAGTTAATGGATACAAAGATGCGGTGGTGGTGGTCGGCAGCGAGGGGAGGGGCCTGTCTCCCGCGGTCGCCGCCTGCGTGACACGACGCGTCACGATTCCGCGCCTGGGGCGCGCCGAGTCGCTCAACGCGGGTGTTGCGGCTGGCATTGTCTGCGCCCAGGTTTGCCGCACCCCATGA
- a CDS encoding ATP-binding cassette domain-containing protein, which translates to MALFNLLDINLSFGGPHVLENVNFQVNPGERVCLLGRNGAGKSTLMKVIMGEMKPDSGEISRQPGAHFARLQQEVPMDMAGTVHDVVAGGLRLDGAHEEDWERDLRLDDLFAHTGLDPAQEFGSLSGGMKRRALLARALAGKPDLLLLDEPTNHLDIDSILWLEDFLINEKIALFFVTHDRAFLKRLATRIVELDRGRLASWACDYDTYLIRKEEVIAAEEKQQAAFDKKLAQEEVWIRKGVKAQRSRAQGRIHALIKMRAERAARRERQGNVTLRLTEALESGMKVIEAENVSFTYPGENAPTIRDLSLLVTRGDKIGVIGPNGAGKSTLLKLLLGELTPTTGTLKHGTKLEVVYFDQLRQQIDDKKTVADNVADGNTTVTVNGRSRHVISYLQDFLFEPDRARTPARVLSGGERNRLLLARLFTKPANVLVMDEPTNDLDAETLDLLEDLLVEYQGTLLIVSHDRDFLDNVVTSSLVFEGEGRIEEYIGGYSDWVAERLKREARAKQADAKAVVEAPKAQVGGSGSSKARKLNNREQKELAELPARIEKLETEQAELTLLLADPAIYRRDPLAAAAAKARLAEVEAEHAKAFSRWEELEHR; encoded by the coding sequence ATGGCCCTTTTTAACCTCCTCGACATCAACCTCAGCTTCGGCGGCCCGCATGTCCTCGAGAACGTGAACTTCCAGGTTAACCCGGGGGAGCGAGTGTGCCTGCTGGGTCGCAACGGAGCCGGCAAGTCGACGCTGATGAAGGTGATCATGGGGGAGATGAAGCCCGATTCCGGCGAGATCTCCCGGCAGCCCGGCGCGCATTTCGCCAGGTTGCAGCAGGAGGTGCCGATGGACATGGCCGGCACGGTCCATGACGTGGTGGCAGGCGGGTTGCGGCTGGACGGTGCGCACGAGGAGGATTGGGAGCGCGATCTGCGGCTCGACGACCTGTTCGCCCACACGGGATTGGATCCCGCGCAAGAGTTTGGATCTTTGTCCGGAGGAATGAAACGACGGGCCCTGCTTGCGCGTGCGCTCGCGGGGAAGCCCGATCTCCTCCTGTTGGATGAGCCGACTAACCATCTGGATATCGATTCCATTCTGTGGTTGGAGGACTTCCTCATCAACGAGAAGATTGCACTCTTCTTCGTCACTCACGATCGGGCCTTCCTGAAGCGCCTGGCCACCCGCATTGTGGAGCTCGATCGCGGTCGCCTGGCGAGTTGGGCTTGCGACTACGACACGTACCTGATCCGCAAGGAAGAGGTGATTGCAGCCGAGGAAAAACAACAGGCGGCGTTCGATAAGAAACTCGCCCAGGAGGAAGTGTGGATTCGCAAGGGCGTGAAGGCCCAGCGCTCGCGTGCCCAGGGGCGCATCCATGCGCTGATAAAGATGCGCGCGGAACGGGCCGCCCGACGCGAACGCCAGGGCAATGTGACACTTCGCCTGACTGAGGCCTTGGAGTCCGGGATGAAGGTCATCGAGGCGGAGAATGTCAGCTTCACCTACCCGGGGGAGAATGCTCCCACGATTCGGGACCTCTCTCTCCTCGTGACGCGCGGCGACAAGATTGGTGTGATTGGGCCCAATGGGGCCGGAAAGTCCACGCTTCTCAAATTGTTGCTGGGCGAGCTCACGCCAACAACGGGAACACTCAAGCATGGGACGAAGCTCGAGGTCGTTTACTTTGATCAACTCCGCCAGCAGATTGATGACAAAAAGACGGTCGCCGACAACGTGGCCGACGGAAACACCACGGTGACGGTCAATGGGCGTTCACGTCATGTGATCAGCTACCTTCAGGATTTCCTTTTCGAGCCGGACCGCGCCCGCACCCCCGCGCGGGTGCTTTCGGGAGGCGAGCGCAATCGCCTGCTCCTGGCCCGCCTGTTCACCAAGCCCGCAAATGTGCTTGTGATGGACGAACCCACGAACGACCTCGACGCTGAGACGCTCGACTTGCTCGAAGACCTGCTCGTGGAATATCAGGGTACGCTCCTGATCGTAAGCCACGATCGCGACTTCCTCGACAACGTCGTGACCAGCAGCCTCGTGTTCGAGGGCGAGGGCCGGATTGAGGAATACATTGGCGGCTATTCCGACTGGGTGGCCGAGCGGCTCAAGCGCGAGGCGAGGGCGAAGCAGGCTGATGCAAAAGCCGTCGTGGAGGCACCGAAGGCACAGGTCGGCGGATCTGGTTCCTCAAAGGCTCGAAAGCTCAACAATCGCGAGCAGAAAGAACTCGCCGAGCTTCCAGCGCGTATCGAAAAACTGGAGACGGAACAAGCCGAGCTGACCCTCCTGCTCGCTGACCCTGCAATCTATCGCAGGGATCCCTTAGCGGCCGCTGCAGCCAAGGCACGGCTCGCCGAGGTGGAGGCGGAACATGCGAAGGCCTTCTCCCGTTGGGAAGAACTTGAGCATCGTTGA
- a CDS encoding lactonase family protein encodes MTKTTTLLVAALSACLTHAKPMVVYIGTFGASADKPGIYHVQFDPTDGSFSKAETSALCTESSWLVLSPDQNFVYASGINPGKPRTGYVRSYQRTPDNRLVFHSEQPNGADSTVHMSLAANGKALIAVNYSQGNAMAWPLDPKGALLPAISNVPHPMSHPPGWKENDRQHHPHPHGIHLAPDGKFAFVPDLGTDRLVAYSVAENGALTPKPELDVVVPANHGPRHLTFSSDGRFAYEISELVARVRAYAYDAPSGRLTLIQDVANLPEEFTGGHSGAEIVIHPNGRFLYASNRQEHESISVYQRDEASGKLTFVQNWRPGLKHPRHFTFTQDGRWLLTTNTFADAVFSAAVDPESGRIGEIQGRLQVPKPTHLLLVE; translated from the coding sequence ATGACCAAAACCACCACCCTCCTTGTTGCGGCACTCAGTGCCTGCCTCACCCACGCCAAACCCATGGTAGTCTACATTGGCACCTTCGGAGCCTCCGCCGACAAACCCGGAATCTATCACGTACAATTCGATCCTACTGACGGTTCCTTCTCAAAAGCTGAAACATCAGCCCTGTGCACGGAATCGTCCTGGCTGGTCCTGTCTCCTGACCAGAATTTTGTGTACGCATCCGGGATCAATCCGGGCAAACCTCGCACCGGTTATGTACGCTCCTACCAGCGGACTCCCGACAACCGCCTGGTTTTTCACAGCGAGCAGCCAAACGGCGCAGATTCGACGGTTCACATGTCGCTCGCCGCCAATGGGAAGGCATTGATCGCCGTCAACTACAGCCAGGGCAATGCCATGGCATGGCCGCTCGACCCGAAGGGCGCCCTGTTGCCCGCAATCAGCAATGTTCCTCACCCCATGAGCCATCCGCCGGGATGGAAGGAGAACGACCGCCAGCATCACCCCCACCCCCACGGCATTCACCTCGCGCCGGACGGGAAATTCGCCTTCGTCCCGGACTTGGGAACGGACCGCCTGGTCGCCTACTCAGTCGCCGAGAACGGAGCCCTCACGCCAAAGCCGGAATTGGACGTGGTCGTGCCGGCCAACCATGGGCCGCGGCACCTCACGTTTTCTTCCGACGGCCGGTTCGCCTATGAGATTTCGGAGTTGGTCGCCCGCGTACGCGCCTACGCCTATGATGCACCCTCGGGAAGACTCACGCTCATCCAGGACGTCGCCAACCTCCCAGAGGAGTTCACTGGCGGCCACTCGGGAGCGGAAATCGTCATTCACCCAAATGGCCGCTTCCTCTACGCGTCGAACCGCCAGGAGCACGAAAGCATCTCGGTCTATCAGCGGGACGAAGCCTCGGGCAAGCTTACCTTCGTTCAGAATTGGCGCCCGGGTCTGAAGCACCCGCGTCACTTCACCTTTACCCAGGACGGCCGCTGGCTTCTGACGACCAACACCTTCGCCGATGCTGTCTTCTCCGCAGCTGTTGACCCGGAATCAGGCAGGATTGGTGAGATCCAGGGTCGCCTCCAGGTGCCCAAGCCCACACACCTGCTGTTGGTTGAGTAA